One window from the genome of Sphingomonas lacunae encodes:
- a CDS encoding acetyl-CoA acetyltransferase, with the protein MSMDPRTPVIVGVGQKTVHWNPATGDAAPSPQSLRAEAAQLALADSGAGAALGGIIDRVVAVRTMLDSVPGAPQPFGRCANPPGTVVADLGLAPRDCIHSNVGGDQPQALVNESAEAIHAGEVRAVLLTGSEATAAMKAALKAGQALDWSHSAGDVQDDRGLGASLLSPYDVANGLGAPTQTYPAFEQALRVRWGNSPAQHRALMSQLWSGFSSVAAANPHAQFPVERDVEFLSTPSRENYPVADPYLKWDVAQDAVNQGAAVVLTSVGEADRLGISPDKRVFLHGHGHVKDKVPSERPDLSRSLATELVLRQALATSGMADASRIGLYDLYSCFPVAVLLAAEALGLDWQRGSNLPGRAAALTLTGGLPFFGGAGNNYSMHGIAEMVSRLRGAPGTYGLVLANGGFLSKEAAGVYSTEAPAQWQPVSNGAIQAECDAQQGPRLLSESATATIESWSVTWAKGEPQRGYVFARTDDGARILARTRKDEAGKLHALADPEAVGKRVSIVHEDGVNLIAF; encoded by the coding sequence ATGAGCATGGATCCGCGAACACCGGTGATTGTCGGCGTGGGGCAGAAGACGGTGCATTGGAACCCGGCGACGGGTGATGCGGCACCGAGCCCGCAGTCGCTGCGCGCCGAGGCGGCGCAGCTGGCGCTGGCCGACAGTGGCGCGGGCGCGGCGCTGGGCGGCATCATCGACCGGGTGGTCGCGGTACGGACGATGCTCGACAGCGTGCCGGGTGCGCCGCAACCCTTTGGTCGCTGTGCCAACCCGCCGGGGACGGTGGTGGCCGACCTAGGCCTCGCCCCACGCGATTGCATCCACAGCAATGTAGGCGGTGACCAGCCGCAGGCGCTGGTCAATGAAAGCGCGGAGGCGATCCATGCCGGCGAAGTGCGCGCCGTGCTGCTGACCGGATCGGAAGCGACGGCGGCGATGAAGGCGGCATTGAAGGCCGGGCAGGCGCTCGATTGGAGCCACAGCGCAGGGGACGTGCAGGATGATCGGGGGCTGGGTGCTTCGCTGCTGTCACCCTATGATGTCGCCAACGGGCTCGGCGCGCCGACGCAGACCTATCCGGCGTTCGAGCAGGCGCTTAGGGTGCGGTGGGGCAACAGCCCGGCGCAACACCGAGCGCTCATGTCGCAGCTGTGGTCAGGCTTTTCGAGCGTGGCGGCGGCGAACCCGCATGCGCAATTCCCGGTCGAGCGGGATGTAGAATTTCTGTCGACCCCATCGAGGGAAAATTATCCGGTCGCCGATCCCTATCTCAAATGGGATGTGGCGCAGGATGCGGTCAACCAGGGCGCGGCAGTGGTGCTGACCAGCGTCGGCGAGGCGGACCGGCTGGGGATTTCGCCGGACAAGCGGGTGTTCCTGCACGGCCATGGCCATGTGAAGGACAAGGTGCCGAGCGAGCGGCCCGACCTCTCGCGGAGCCTCGCCACCGAACTGGTGCTGAGGCAGGCACTGGCGACGAGCGGTATGGCGGATGCGTCGCGGATAGGCCTCTATGACTTGTACAGCTGTTTCCCGGTCGCGGTGCTGCTGGCGGCGGAAGCGCTGGGACTCGACTGGCAGCGGGGCAGCAACCTGCCCGGCAGGGCGGCGGCACTGACGCTGACCGGCGGCCTCCCCTTCTTTGGCGGGGCGGGCAATAATTATTCGATGCACGGCATCGCCGAGATGGTCAGCCGGTTGCGCGGCGCGCCAGGAACGTACGGACTGGTCCTTGCCAATGGCGGATTCCTGTCGAAGGAAGCTGCGGGCGTTTATTCGACCGAGGCACCCGCGCAATGGCAGCCAGTCAGCAATGGGGCGATTCAGGCCGAGTGCGACGCGCAACAGGGGCCGCGCCTGCTGAGCGAAAGCGCCACCGCCACCATCGAAAGCTGGAGCGTGACCTGGGCCAAGGGCGAGCCGCAGCGCGGCTATGTCTTTGCCCGGACCGACGATGGCGCGCGCATCCTCGCCCGCACACGCAAGGATGAGGCAGGCAAGCTGCACGCGCTCGCCGACCCGGAGGCGGTCGGCAAGCGGGTGTCGATTGTCCATGAGGATGGCGTCAACCTGATCGCCTTTTGA